One Hevea brasiliensis isolate MT/VB/25A 57/8 chromosome 5, ASM3005281v1, whole genome shotgun sequence genomic region harbors:
- the LOC110656642 gene encoding uncharacterized protein LOC110656642, which translates to MVSSMNSVLLPSSVILQLPSRQSSPRHQLQPQYITTRSVSHRVHFISSLSCSFPSNSHCCLHADQSSIGAMVPSDEGPVSVINFEDFIEKDWSFLDYDELNPKEEHKQKIAQIITAGRIEETSRVLVSIGSEEFVDQLVDTSPCSLLLVVHDSLFILACIKEKYDKIKCWQGELIHVPEKWAPLDVVFLYFLPALPFKLDQVFRMLAKCCSQGARVVISHPQGREALEQQRKQHQDVIVSELPDKMTLQKVASDNSFEMAEFVDESGLYLAVLQFSGAKN; encoded by the exons ATGGTTTCTTCTATGAATTCTGTTTTGTTGCCTTCGTCTGTCATCCTTCAGTTGCCGTCCCGCCAGTCCTCACCTCGTCATCAGTTACAACCTCAGTACATTACCACTCGTAGTGTCAGTCATCGTGTTCATTTCATATCTTCTCTTTCTTGCTCATTTCCATCCAATTCACATTGTTGCTTACATGCTGACCAGTCATCAATTGGTGCTATGGTTCCTTCAGATGAGGGACCAGTATCTGTAATAAACTTTGAAGATTTTATAGAAAAAGATTGGTCATTTCTTGATTATGACGAATTAAATCCCAAAGAAGAGCATAAACAAAAGATTGCCCAGATAATTACTGCAGGAAGGATTGAAGAGACTTCAAGGGTTTTGGTTTCAATTGGTTCGGAAGAATTTGTAGATCAGTTGGTTGATACATCACCCTGTAGTCTGTTGCTTGTTGTCCATGATTCACTTTTTATATTGGCTTGCATCAAAGAAAAATATGACAAGATTAAGTGTTGGCAAGGGGAGCTGATACATGTGCCAGAAAAGTGGGCTCCTTTGGATGTTGTATTTCTCTATTTTCTGCCAGCTTTGCCCTTTAAACTTGACCAAGTTTTCAGAATGCTTGCAAAATGTTGCTCACAAG GTGCAAGAGTAGTCATTAGCCATCCCCAAGGGAGAGAAGCATTAGAGCAGCAAAGGAAACAACATCAAGATGTTATAGTATCTGAATTGCCTGATAAGATGACCTTGCAGAAGGTTGCATCTGATAATTCTTTCGAGATGGCTGAATTTGTGGACGAGTCAGGATTGTATCTTGCTGTTTTACAGTTTTCTGGGGCAAAaaattag